Proteins from a genomic interval of Gemmatimonadaceae bacterium:
- a CDS encoding FtsX-like permease family protein, whose amino-acid sequence MTTPSIGSARGKASLRQLISLTWRESRSARRRLLLYMSAISLGAAALVAIDSFAGNVDRSVRDQSRALLGGDISFRSRKVFTPAQGAILDSIARASGATYARVVTFPSMALLSRTGRTRLSQVRGVSENYPLYGQITTTPAGQWAALQKGANALVDPSLLVTLGARVGDTLSLGYARFRIIGTLKLVPGTPGVAEIIGPRVFIPEQYLAQTQLLVFGSTAEYTVLGRLDPSRDPVKVVKPFRPQLRKSRINVSTVTETEDRSSRSINQLSQFIGIVGLVALLLGGVGVASGVRAYVARKIDTVAILRCLGASSQQVLAMYVIQAAAMGILGALAGAALGVAIQFGLPLLVKDFLPVDVDVTLEPQAIITGVLIGGWIALIFALRPLLALRNVSPLQTLRRDADAEVLRMHWNDWPRVVVNAALVASIVAIALLRATNLEQGLWISAATGGAIAVLVASAWLLSWVARRTLRTGWPYVVRQGVANLYRPANQTQSVVLSLGFGAFLITTLYLVQSNLLGQFKISMDASSANLVFFDVQEDQRAPIDSIIRAAGYRVVDVAPVVTMRIAKINDRTVEDISADTLRPQTAVGGKTSQRQGRSASGGAERRSGQNRAGRPSWALRREYRSTYRDKVSSSEKLVAGKWFGAEALRGRRDTGEVSMAQDVAEELSLRIGDVVTWDVQGVQVPARVTSLREVTWQRFQPNFFAVFSPPTLQSAPKQYVLLSTVSGPDAVAGLQRDVVSRFPNVSSLDLSLIKESVEKIASKVTTAIRFMALFSLAMGIPVLFAAVAATRRDRIREGVLLKTLGATRGQIARILLAEYSLLGLLGSLTGMLLAIAGAWALTNYVFDTPFSPAIGSALAIAAAMLALTITIGLLAGRDVFRETPMTALRDV is encoded by the coding sequence GTGACTACGCCTTCGATCGGATCGGCTCGCGGCAAGGCTTCACTCCGCCAGTTGATAAGCCTCACGTGGCGCGAGAGCCGGAGCGCGCGGCGGCGCCTCCTGCTCTACATGTCTGCCATCTCGCTCGGCGCGGCAGCCTTGGTGGCAATCGATTCCTTCGCGGGAAACGTAGACCGGTCGGTGCGCGATCAGTCCCGCGCCCTCCTCGGCGGAGACATTTCGTTTCGCTCACGCAAGGTGTTCACTCCCGCTCAGGGCGCAATTCTCGATTCAATTGCTCGCGCATCGGGGGCGACCTACGCGCGCGTCGTGACATTTCCGTCGATGGCTTTGCTTTCCCGTACCGGACGCACAAGGCTGTCGCAGGTTCGCGGAGTGAGCGAGAACTACCCGTTGTACGGGCAGATCACGACGACGCCGGCCGGCCAATGGGCGGCGCTGCAGAAAGGCGCAAACGCGCTCGTCGATCCGTCGCTGCTCGTTACGCTCGGGGCGCGCGTCGGCGATACGCTGAGCCTGGGGTATGCCCGCTTTCGAATCATCGGCACGTTGAAGCTGGTGCCCGGAACGCCCGGCGTCGCCGAGATCATCGGGCCGCGAGTTTTCATTCCGGAGCAGTACCTCGCCCAGACGCAGCTTCTCGTCTTTGGAAGCACCGCCGAATACACCGTGCTCGGGCGGCTCGACCCCAGCCGCGATCCCGTCAAAGTAGTAAAGCCCTTCCGCCCCCAGTTGCGCAAATCCCGAATCAACGTTTCCACAGTAACGGAGACTGAAGACAGATCGTCGCGCTCGATCAACCAGCTCAGCCAGTTCATAGGGATCGTTGGACTCGTCGCACTGCTCCTCGGCGGAGTCGGGGTTGCCAGCGGGGTTCGTGCTTATGTCGCACGAAAGATCGATACAGTCGCCATTCTGCGCTGCCTCGGCGCGTCGAGCCAGCAGGTTCTCGCGATGTACGTGATTCAGGCGGCGGCAATGGGCATTCTTGGCGCGCTGGCGGGCGCGGCTCTCGGCGTCGCGATCCAGTTTGGATTGCCACTCCTGGTGAAGGACTTTCTACCGGTCGATGTCGACGTCACCCTGGAGCCTCAGGCAATAATCACCGGCGTTCTGATTGGAGGGTGGATCGCGCTGATTTTCGCCCTTCGGCCGCTCCTGGCGCTGAGAAACGTCTCGCCACTGCAGACACTGCGGCGCGACGCTGACGCGGAAGTCCTCCGCATGCACTGGAACGACTGGCCGCGCGTTGTCGTGAATGCGGCGCTCGTTGCAAGCATCGTTGCGATCGCATTGTTGCGCGCCACTAATCTCGAGCAGGGACTATGGATCAGCGCCGCAACCGGCGGGGCGATTGCGGTGCTCGTCGCCAGCGCCTGGCTGCTCTCGTGGGTTGCGCGCAGAACGCTCCGAACCGGTTGGCCGTATGTCGTGCGACAGGGCGTGGCGAATCTCTACCGGCCCGCGAATCAGACGCAGTCCGTAGTGCTTTCGCTCGGCTTTGGCGCGTTCCTGATCACGACGCTGTATCTGGTACAGAGCAATCTGCTCGGCCAATTCAAGATCAGCATGGATGCGTCGAGCGCTAATCTCGTGTTCTTCGACGTTCAGGAGGATCAGCGCGCACCAATCGATTCGATAATCCGGGCTGCGGGGTATCGAGTAGTGGACGTCGCACCCGTGGTCACGATGAGAATCGCGAAGATCAACGATCGAACCGTCGAGGATATCTCGGCCGATACGCTTCGCCCACAAACGGCGGTTGGCGGGAAAACTTCACAGCGGCAGGGTCGATCGGCTTCCGGCGGCGCGGAGCGCAGATCAGGGCAGAATCGGGCGGGACGCCCTTCCTGGGCGCTCCGTCGCGAGTATCGCTCGACCTATCGCGACAAGGTTTCGTCGTCGGAGAAGCTCGTCGCTGGTAAGTGGTTCGGCGCCGAGGCGCTTCGCGGGCGTCGCGACACCGGAGAGGTTTCAATGGCGCAGGATGTTGCGGAAGAGCTGAGCCTCAGGATCGGTGACGTCGTCACATGGGATGTGCAGGGAGTTCAGGTCCCGGCTCGTGTCACGAGCCTGCGGGAAGTTACGTGGCAGCGGTTTCAGCCAAACTTCTTCGCGGTGTTCTCGCCGCCGACACTTCAGTCGGCACCCAAGCAGTACGTCCTTCTCTCCACTGTCAGCGGGCCTGATGCGGTGGCTGGGCTGCAGCGCGACGTAGTGTCGCGATTTCCGAACGTTTCGAGTCTCGATCTGTCGCTGATCAAGGAGTCGGTCGAGAAGATTGCATCGAAGGTCACAACCGCGATTCGTTTCATGGCCCTGTTCAGCCTGGCGATGGGAATTCCAGTTCTCTTCGCGGCCGTCGCGGCCACGCGACGCGACCGCATTCGCGAGGGCGTGCTTCTCAAGACGCTGGGCGCAACGCGTGGGCAGATCGCGCGAATACTTCTGGCCGAGTACTCTCTTCTTGGGCTGCTTGGAAGTCTGACGGGAATGCTACTGGCAATCGCCGGCGCCTGGGCACTGACGAATTACGTGTTCGATACACCGTTTTCACCGGCAATCGGCTCTGCACTCGCAATAGCGGCGGCGATGCTCGCGCTGACGATTACGATTGGCCTTCTCGCCGGG
- the efp gene encoding elongation factor P — translation MAFPATQIRRGMVLVFEGDPCRVLEFRHHTPGNLRAMVQAKLRNLRSGSSFEHRFRAADTVEKASMETHDLEFMYQGGDTYHFMNTENYDQIEMDSETLGDYAQWMQPGMKIQAEYYNGRPIGIDLPNSMVFEVVDTSVVMKTATKTASTKPAKLENGVTINVPEFVRTGEKVRVNPNTGEYLDRAK, via the coding sequence ATGGCTTTCCCCGCGACACAAATCAGACGCGGAATGGTCCTCGTTTTCGAGGGGGATCCCTGCCGCGTGCTCGAATTTCGTCACCACACGCCCGGAAATCTCCGGGCCATGGTGCAGGCCAAGCTGAGAAATCTTCGCAGCGGCTCCAGCTTCGAGCATCGCTTTCGCGCGGCGGATACCGTCGAAAAAGCGTCGATGGAAACGCACGACCTCGAGTTCATGTACCAGGGTGGTGACACTTACCACTTTATGAACACCGAGAACTACGATCAGATCGAGATGGATTCGGAAACACTCGGCGACTACGCGCAGTGGATGCAGCCGGGTATGAAGATCCAGGCCGAGTACTACAATGGCCGCCCGATTGGGATCGATCTTCCGAACTCGATGGTATTCGAGGTGGTGGATACTTCGGTCGTGATGAAGACGGCCACGAAGACGGCCTCGACGAAGCCCGCGAAGCTCGAGAACGGAGTCACGATCAACGTTCCCGAGTTCGTCCGCACCGGTGAGAAGGTCCGTGTGAATCCGAACACCGGCGAATATCTCGACAGGGCAAAGTAG
- a CDS encoding arylesterase, with product MKISWIVLLGALVACQPERNMDGATAAKRASADAVPAADSPSASNGESTAKDSARAKVSVLFFGTSLTAGYGLDPSQAFPVMVAAKAAAEGVPITAINAGLSGETSAGALRRIDWVLKNPVDVVVVETGGNDALRALDASALKSNLTAIVGRIRKAQPGAKILLAVMEAPPNFGARYTAGFREAYATVARNESVTLVPFLLDRVAGHPALNQEDGIHPNLAGERIVADNVWRALKPVVAEIYASWRDRG from the coding sequence ATGAAGATTTCTTGGATTGTATTGCTGGGCGCCCTGGTTGCGTGCCAGCCGGAGCGAAATATGGATGGTGCGACAGCGGCCAAGCGGGCTTCCGCGGATGCCGTACCGGCAGCGGATTCTCCCAGTGCATCGAACGGCGAAAGCACCGCGAAGGATTCGGCTCGAGCGAAAGTTAGCGTGCTGTTCTTCGGAACGAGTCTGACTGCGGGATACGGCCTCGACCCGTCGCAGGCGTTTCCGGTGATGGTCGCGGCCAAGGCGGCGGCGGAAGGAGTGCCGATCACCGCGATCAATGCTGGTCTTTCAGGTGAGACGTCGGCCGGCGCGCTGCGCCGCATCGACTGGGTGCTCAAGAATCCGGTGGACGTCGTCGTTGTGGAAACAGGAGGAAACGATGCGCTGCGCGCGCTCGACGCAAGCGCGCTCAAATCGAATCTCACGGCAATCGTCGGCCGGATACGAAAGGCTCAGCCAGGAGCAAAGATTCTGCTCGCCGTCATGGAGGCGCCGCCGAATTTTGGCGCGCGGTACACGGCGGGCTTCCGGGAAGCGTACGCGACTGTCGCCAGGAACGAGAGTGTGACACTGGTGCCGTTTCTGCTCGACCGCGTTGCCGGACATCCTGCGCTGAATCAGGAGGACGGCATCCATCCGAACCTCGCGGGCGAGCGGATTGTTGCCGACAACGTGTGGCGTGCCTTGAAGCCTGTCGTCGCAGAGATCTACGCATCGTGGCGAGATCGCGGATAG
- a CDS encoding ABC transporter ATP-binding protein has protein sequence MLIAKEVTREYRSGDQNLAVLKDVSFTIPQGDFVAIVGPSGSGKTTLLGLLAGLDTPTRGTVILDGHDLTTMSENERARLRGEKVGFVFQTFQLIPTLTARENIQVPLELQGNDGASERARELLERVGLEQRGHHFPMQLSGGEQQRVALARAFANSPRILFADEPTGNLDAASGARVFDLLASLNRDSGSTIVLVTHDASLAARAGRTIRLSDGRVVSDGTLSIDAGVVADAAVAAQ, from the coding sequence ATGCTCATTGCAAAGGAAGTTACGCGGGAATACAGGAGCGGTGATCAGAACCTTGCCGTTCTGAAGGATGTGTCATTCACCATACCCCAGGGCGATTTCGTGGCAATCGTCGGGCCCTCGGGCAGCGGCAAGACAACTCTGCTCGGGCTCCTCGCAGGTCTTGATACTCCGACTCGGGGCACGGTGATCCTCGACGGTCACGACCTGACGACCATGTCCGAAAACGAGCGGGCCCGGCTCCGGGGCGAAAAAGTCGGCTTCGTCTTTCAGACGTTCCAGCTCATTCCGACGCTGACGGCACGGGAGAACATTCAGGTTCCACTCGAGCTCCAGGGTAACGACGGTGCGTCGGAGCGCGCACGGGAGCTTCTCGAGCGGGTTGGCCTCGAGCAGCGCGGGCACCATTTCCCCATGCAGCTCTCGGGAGGCGAGCAGCAGCGCGTTGCTCTTGCACGCGCTTTCGCGAATTCGCCGCGAATACTCTTTGCCGACGAGCCGACTGGAAATCTGGACGCTGCCAGCGGTGCGCGAGTGTTCGATCTGCTTGCGTCGCTCAACCGGGATTCTGGCTCGACGATTGTTCTGGTGACCCACGACGCCTCGCTCGCGGCGCGGGCGGGGCGCACGATACGGCTGAGCGACGGCAGAGTCGTGAGCGACGGCACCCTCTCCATCGACGCGGGTGTCGTAGCTGACGCCGCAGTGGCTGCTCAGTGA